In a genomic window of Lacrimispora sp. BS-2:
- a CDS encoding alanine/glycine:cation symporter family protein codes for MEAVIEFFNKLDSAIWGLPMIALLFGTHLFLTVRTGFIQRKTFTAIKLSVTKDPDSPGEVSQFQALTTALASTIGTGNIVGVGTAVFLGGPGAVLWCWLTGVFGIATKYAESLIAVKYRVQTKDGRMQGGAMYALERALGLKWLGILFALFSLFASFGIGSGTQINAIAEIIENNVPLPIPRIAIGLAFGAITAVVIIGGIKSIATVCEKLVPFMAFFYVAGCLIILGINADFIIPGLKTIVTLAFQPGAVAGGLVGRGIMLAMQYGIARGLFSNESGMGSAPLVASAAQTRNPVRQALVSSTGTFWDTVVVCLMTGLVLVTTIMKNPDINMDMIQNGGQMTTAAFSQIPVLGPAILVIGIVTFAYSTILGWSYYGERCCEYLFGAKGMLPYKIIFVSIVVVGPVLSLDLMWTISDILNALMAIPNLVAVLLLSGVVAKDTKYYLNHLDERDETPIPVIDK; via the coding sequence ATGGAAGCTGTTATAGAATTTTTCAACAAGCTGGACTCAGCAATTTGGGGGTTGCCCATGATTGCACTGCTGTTTGGCACCCATTTATTCTTGACCGTGCGCACAGGCTTTATCCAGCGCAAAACCTTTACTGCCATTAAGCTGTCTGTAACAAAGGACCCTGATTCACCTGGTGAGGTCAGCCAGTTTCAGGCACTGACTACTGCGCTTGCCTCCACCATCGGCACCGGCAATATTGTCGGTGTGGGTACGGCGGTATTCCTAGGCGGCCCGGGTGCTGTTCTCTGGTGCTGGCTGACCGGTGTATTCGGCATTGCCACCAAATATGCAGAGTCCCTGATTGCAGTCAAATATCGTGTGCAGACAAAAGATGGCCGTATGCAGGGCGGTGCCATGTATGCCCTGGAGCGCGCACTTGGCCTGAAATGGCTGGGCATACTCTTTGCACTGTTCTCACTGTTCGCTTCCTTTGGCATCGGAAGCGGGACTCAGATCAACGCCATTGCTGAGATTATTGAAAACAACGTACCTCTCCCGATTCCGCGCATTGCAATCGGCCTTGCCTTCGGTGCCATTACCGCTGTGGTTATTATCGGCGGCATTAAGTCCATCGCAACAGTATGTGAAAAACTTGTACCGTTTATGGCGTTTTTCTATGTGGCAGGCTGCCTGATTATTCTTGGTATCAACGCTGACTTCATCATTCCCGGGCTAAAGACGATTGTAACCCTGGCCTTCCAGCCCGGTGCAGTCGCAGGCGGTCTGGTTGGCAGGGGCATTATGCTTGCCATGCAGTACGGCATTGCCCGCGGCCTGTTTTCCAATGAGTCGGGTATGGGTTCTGCGCCGTTAGTAGCCTCGGCCGCACAGACACGAAATCCGGTGCGTCAGGCGCTGGTTTCCTCTACCGGTACCTTCTGGGATACGGTTGTAGTCTGCCTTATGACCGGTCTGGTTCTGGTTACGACCATAATGAAAAATCCGGACATCAACATGGATATGATTCAAAACGGCGGCCAGATGACCACCGCTGCTTTCAGCCAGATTCCTGTGCTTGGTCCGGCGATTCTGGTAATTGGCATCGTCACCTTTGCTTATTCCACCATTCTTGGCTGGTCTTATTACGGCGAGCGCTGCTGCGAATACTTATTCGGTGCTAAAGGTATGCTGCCCTATAAGATCATCTTCGTGTCGATCGTAGTTGTCGGTCCTGTGCTGTCGCTGGATCTGATGTGGACAATTTCAGACATCCTAAACGCGCTGATGGCGATCCCCAATCTTGTGGCCGTGCTGCTTCTATCAGGTGTTGTAGCAAAGGATACCAAATATTATTTAAACCACCTGGACGAAAGGGATGAAACGCCGATTCCAGTCATAGATAAGTAA